From the genome of Methylocystis echinoides:
CAGCGTGTCCAAGATCGGATCGTCGAGGCCGCGCGTCTGCGTGAGCTCGTCGTCCTTGTCGATTTTGCGAATGGTCTTCGTCGCGAAACGATAGGTGCCGGCGAAATTCTTGCCGGAGCCGATCGGCCAGGTGACGGGCGTCGTGTCGAGCGCCAGCGTCTTTTCGATCTCGTCGAGAAGCTCGAAGGGATCGCGGCCTTCGCGGTCGAGCTTGTTGACGAAGGTGACGATGGGAATGTCGCGCAGGCGGCAGACTTCGAAGAGCTTGCGGGTGCGCGCCTCGATGCCCTTGGCGGCGTCGATCACCATGACGGCGGCGTCGACGGCGGAAAGGGTCCGATAGGTGTCTTCCGAAAAGTCCTCGTGGCCGGGCGTATCGAGCAGATTGAAAACGCAGCCGCCATATTCGAAGGTCATCACGGAGGTGACGACGGAAATGCCGCGCTCGCGCTCGATGCTCATCCAGTCCGAGCGCGTCTGCTGCGCATTGCGCTTGGCCTTCACCGCGCCGGCGAGTTGGATCGCGCCGCCGAAAAGCAGCAGCTTTTCGGTGAGCGTCGTTTTGCCGGCGTCGGGGTGCGAGATGATCGCGAAGGTGCGTCGCCGTGAGACTGGGTCTCGGGTATCGGGAGTCGTCAAGGAAAGCTCGTTTGGCCAATTGGTCTGGCGCACGCCTTAAAGGCAAGCGCGTCCCTTCGCAATCCCGAGACGGATTCAACCCCCCTCGTCGGCCCGCTTCGCGGGGCCGTCTTCGCGTTCGGCGCGAAGGGAGGAACAGTGAAGGTTTACGCGAAATCTTGCGCCAGCGCCGCCCGCGTCGCTTCCGACAACACCGCCATATGGCTGTAATTGGGATGCGAGAGGCCCAGAATCACCCGCGTATTCGGTTCGCGGAAGGCCGCGACCTCGGCGTCGGTGAAAGGAAAGTGCACGAATTGCACCGAGCTCGCCTTGCCGTCGGCGCTGGTGCGGTCCTGATCGGTTTCGGCTTTGGCGCCGACCCGCGCGCCGCCGACCTCGATAAAGGCGGTCTCCTCGACGCCGCCGAGCCCCGCGAGCACGCGCGCGCGCCGCAAGGGATCGTCGATCTCGATCATGAAGGTGGCGACCAGCTCGCGCCCCTTGGGGATCAGCGGATTATAGGCGGCGAGCTCTTCAGGGATCTGCGCGTCGCCGCCGCGCTCGATGTGCAGCATCTCCTGCACCTGCAGCCACATCGTGTCGAAGCTTTCGAAATAGAAGGTCACGAAGGGACCGACCTCGACGCGTCGGTTTCGCTTGATCGCGGTGATGCGCCGGCGATGCTCGGCGCGCCCCTTGGCGTATTCCGCCCAGGGAAGAATGTCGGCGCGGGTGAGTTCGTGACGGTTCGTCATCTCGTTGGTGCTCCGTAACCTCGAACTACGCTGTCAAACCAAGGGCGCCCCTCGTGCTTCGAGACGCCGCCTTTGGCGGCTCCTCAGCATGAGGGGCTTGCTCGTTGTCGCATCCACTTGGGCCTCATCCTGAGGAGCGAGCGAAGCTCGCGTCTCGAAGGTCGAGGCCGCCTCTCAGTATTAGCGGCTTTTTCCTGCGTCCTTCGAGACGGCCGCAAGCGGCCTCCTCAGGATGAGGAAAAGCGAGCCGCGCGCTTCTATTCGCTCGTCACCCCGTAAGCCCGCGCCATCAGCACGATTGGGTGACCAACCCGCTCCGGCTTCGGCGCGTCGCCGGCAAGCTGTTCGATTCCCTGCTCCAGATGGATGCCGGCGAGCGGGCATTCCGAGACCACATGTTTCTTGCCCGCCGTATTGAGCTGGCGCATCGCCGGCTTGCCGACCTTCATCGCCGTTTCGAAATTGCCCTTCTTATAACCCCAGGCGCCGCCATGTCCGGAGCAGCGCTCGACGACGGCGACATCCGCCTGCGGGATGAGATTGAGCAGCTCAGCGCCCTTCTGGCCGAAATTCTGCGCGCGAGAATGGCAGGACATATGGAAGGCGACGCCGCCCTCGATCGGCGCCATGCCGTCGACGAGCCCCTCCTTGCGCGCGATGTCGACGATATATTCGGAAAGATCGAAGGTCGCCTCGGCGAGCCGTTTCACGCTGGCGTCATTGGGCAGAATCAGCGGCCATTCGAATTTCAGCATCAGCGCGCAGGACGGGACAGGAGCCACAATATCGTAGCCCTGCTCGATGTAGGGTGCGAAAGCGGCCGCAACTTTACGCGCGGCTTCGGCGACTTCGCCGAGCAGCCCCTGTTCGAGCTTGGGCATGCCGCAGCAGTGCGGATGCACCACCTCGGTCTCGACGCCGTTCCTTGCGAGCACGGCGAGCGCCGCCATGCCGATCGATGTGTCGTTGTAATCGCCGTAACAGGTGGCGTAGAGCGCCGCCTTGCGCGCCCGCGCGGGCGCCTTCTCGTTGCGCGCCGGCGGATTGGCCTTGGCTTTCGCCTGCAGCGACTGGTTGGCGTATTCCGGCAGTTCGGCGTCCTTGTCGATGCCGGCGAATTTCTCTTCGAGCCCACGCAACGGACTGCCGCGTCGCGTCGCCCAATTGACGGCGCCGGAAATCAGGGTCGCCCATTTGCCGTTGCGGTCCGTCTCGGTCAACGCATGATCGATCGCGCCAACGCCGTTCTTCTTCGCTTCCACTGCGCGATAGCGCAAAATCAGGTGCGGGAAGTCGAGATTGAACTCGTGCGGCGGCACGTAAGGGCACTTGGTGAGGAAGCACATGTCGCAGAGCGTGCAGGCGTCCACAACCTTCTTGAAATCGGCGCTCGCGACCGTGTCGAGTTCGCCGCTCTTCGATTCGTCGACGAGATCGAAGAGCCGCGGAAAGGAATCGCAGAGATTGAAGCAGCGGCGGCAGCCGTGACAAATATCGAAGACGCGCCGCATCTCGGCGTCGAGCTTCTCCTCGTCATAGAAATCGGGATTTTCCCAGTCCAGCGGATGCCGGGTGGGCGCTTCGAGACTGCCTTCTCTCATGATCGTCCTGTCAAAACCCGAGTCGCCCTCTCCCCGCGTGCGGGGAGAGGGATCTAAAGCGCTTACTTCAGCTCGTCGAGCGCGCGCTGGAAGCGGCCGGCGTGCGAACGCTCGGCCTTGGCCAGCGTCTCGAACCAGTCGGCGATCTCGTCGAAGCCCTCTTCGCGCGCCGAGCGGGCCATGCCGGGATACATGTCGGTATATTCATGGGTCTCGCCGGCGACGGCGGCCTTCAGATTGTCGGACGTCTTGCCGATCGGCAGGCCCGTCGCCGGATCGCCGACCCCCTCCAGGAATTCGAGGTGGCCATGGGCGTGGCCGGTCTCGCCTTCGGCGGTGGAACGGAACACGGCGGCCACGTCATTGTAGCCTTCGACGTCGGCCTTCTGAGCGAAATACAGATAGCGGCGGTTTGCCTGCGACTCGCCGGCGAAAGCGGCCTTCAGGTTCTCTTCGGTCTTGCTGCCCTTGAGCGATGCCATTATTGCCTCCAAGGAGAATTGGGCGCGCGCGGAACCCGCCAGGAGCTCCGGCGACGCTTCCTTAGAATAATTCAAAACTGGCCGACGGCCAACTGATTTTAGACATTTGCCCGCCGCTTTTCGCCCAGCGCGGGCTGCGGCGGGGCCTAAGCCTCACCCCCGCTTGATTCCGACCACCATGGCGTCGGGGCCGACCAGATGCTCGACCCGCGTCTCCGCGAAGCCTGCTTCCTTCATCCAGCCCTGGCAGTCGGCGCCGGTGTAGTCGAAGCCGCCGGCCGTCTCGATCAGCATATTGAGGCTCATCAGCAAGCCGAAAGCGTTATCGCGGCGATCGTCGTCGATGAGCGCCTCATAGACGATCAGCGCGCCGCCCGAGGGCAAAGCGTCATAGGCCTTTTTGAGCAGCGTGCGTTTCTGGGCCAGGTCCCAGTCGTGCAGGATATGGCCCATGATGAGCACATCCGCGGCCGGCAGGGGATCAGCGAAGAAGTCGCCGGCGTAAAAGCGCAGCCGGTCGGCGAGGCGATGGGCGGCGACGAATTCCTCGAAGATGGGCTTCACCTGCGGCAGGTCGAAGCCGCCGCCCGTCAGATGCGGATGCGCGCGGGCGATTGTGGCCGGGACCATGCCCTGCGCCGCGCCGATATCGACGAAGCTCTTATAGCGGCTCCAGGGAAACTTGTCGGCGATAGCGTTGGCGGCGCCGGCGCTGACGCCGCTCATCGCCGCGAGAAAGCCCCGCAGCCGCGCCGGATCGGCGTAGAGCGCCGCGAAGAGATCGCCCTCCTCCTTGTTCTCGCTCTGACGCTTGCCGGTCTTCAGGGCTTCGGAGAGATGGCCCCAGCTCTCATAGAGGCGGGCGTTAGCCATCTCCAGCAGGCCGCCGACATAGCTCGGCTTGCCGCGAACGAGAAAAAAGTCGGATTCGGCGGTGTTGCGATAGACCCCCTCCTCGCGCTCGAGAAGCTTCAGCGCCACCAGCGCGTCGAAGAAATCGCGCGCGGAACGGGGATGCAGGCCCAGCCTTTCTCTCAACGTCTCACAGTCTGCGGGCGCTTCGCAAAGCGCGTCGAACGCGCCGAGCTCCACCGCCGTGAGCAACGCCTTGGCGTTCCAGAAGGACATGCCCAGCGAGAGGAGTTTTTCGGGCGAGGGCTTCAAGGTCATGGAATACGCCTCCCTATGCAGCTAGTTTCGTTCTATGGCGGATCGATATGACAGCTTCGCCGCTCTGGCGGCGCGAGAGATCGAGGGCGCGCATTATCGAATTCGAGTCGCGCAACGCGCCTCGCCCCTCGCCATTGTCGCGCCGCACGGCGGCTTCATCGAGCCGGGCACGTCGGAGGCGGCGCTCGCAATCGCCCACGAATGCTTTTCGTTCTATTGCTTCGAAAGTCTGACGCTGCGCGCCAAGGGCGACGGCCTGCACATTACTTCCACGCGCTTCGACGAGCCGCAAGCGTTGCAACTCGTGGCCGCGTCAGAAGTCGTGATCGGCGTGCATGGCCGCAAGAATGGCGACGACGGGGCGTCTGTCTGGGTCGGCGGATTGCACGAGGCGTTGCGCGACTCGATATGCGCCGCGCTTCTGGACAGCGGGTTTCGCGCCAAGCCGGTTGGCGAAGGGCATCCGCTCGCCGGACGCGACCCCCGAAATATCTGCAACAGGGGGCGCTGTGGCGCGGGCGTGCAACTCGAAATCCCACGCGCGCTGCGCATAAGCTTTTCGCATGACGAAGCCAGCCGCCATGCTTTCGCCGACGCCGTGCGCGGGGCGCTGCGTCAGGGCGGATGAGACACGGCGCCTGCGTGCTGTGCTCGACGCTCGCGACCGAACTCGGCGTCTTCGTCGCTCTCGCCGCTTGTTGCAACGGCGCAACCTGAGCGTCACGCCAACAACCTGAGCGTAGCATTGGCAGCGGCGCCGAAACGAGCCATCTTGAGCTTGTCTGTAAACGGTCGCTTAACTCGGCCTGGATCGGAGAGCGAGAGATGTCAAAAAACAAGTTCCTGCCCGTCAGCGTCGCCACTGTGGCCGCACTCTTGCTGGCTGCGCCTGCCTCGGCCAAATGCACGCAACCGAGCGGGAGATATTTCGGAGGGGGCGCGGGTCCAGCGTTTTCTAAGGCAGGCGCATTGCTGGGTAATCAGGTAGAAAACTGGGATCTGACTTTCCCCACCAGGACGGTCGACGGCACATTGTCAGTAGACGTTCGGACGCCTCCTCAGCCCGGCGTAGCTACGTCACTTTTCGGAACCTATTCCTTTACTGACAGGCCCCAGATCGGGGCCAAAATAACCTGGGATCCGGCGGGCTGTAAGGGTTCGATTTGGGTCGACGCAAACGTCAACATCACGTGGTACGGCGAGAATAAAACAAAAACGTTCCAGACGTATGTGCGCCAACCTCAAAAATACAATTACAGGAGCTCGAATCGCGGCGACGTCGTGATACTGACGATGGACCCGGATAGCGTCGCCGCTCAGTTCCCAGCCGGCCTTGCGTCGCCTCCCCCCTACATTCCGGGCTACAGCATCCGGCTCGAGCAGGAGTAAATGACGCAGCGGCGTCCCATGCGTGGGGCGCTGCTTGATTACGCGCGGAGACGGGGGGCCACAGTAGCGCCCGCGCGCCTAAACGCGTGTTGAACCTGCGCAGCAAATACGCCTCTCGCGCCTATCCCGTTCGCGAGCTTCCGCTCGACGCTGCAACCTGAGCGCAGCATTGGCGCGAACGTGAGAATCGCGCATCTTGAGCTTGTCTGTAAGCCGTCGCTCAACTCGGCCGGGATCGGAGAGCGTGAGATGTCAAAAAATAAGTTCCTACACTTCAGCGTTACGACTGCCTTCGCGCTCCTGCTGGCTTCCCCGGCCTTGGCGAATTGCCCGCAGCCGACTGGCGTCTATGTCGGCGGCGGCGGGGGACAGGTTACTTTACCGGGGAGCGTGCCGGCCGGAGGCCAGGTCGAGTCGTGGTATTTGCAGCTCCCAACAAAAACAGTCGTAGGGCGGATGAGGCTCCAAGTGCAGACGCCGCCCCAGCCGGGGGTCCCGACATCCGCGTTCGGATTCTATTCCGTCAACGATTTGGTGATCCTGCCAGTCGGGTCCGTCGGCGCCTATCCCATCACTTGGGACGCTGACCTCTGCGCGGGCACTCTGACCATAAATTTCAACCCCGTTGTCACCTGGGTTGATCAGAGCGGGAACAAGAAGACGCAATCGTATTTAGGGGGAGCGGACAAAGTATACAATATCACGATCGCAGATAACGGCTCTACTTTGGTGTTGGCCTTGGATCCGTCCAGCCTCGCCAGTCAATTCCAACCCACCGCCTTGGCCTTTCCCGCCTTCGTCCCCGGCTACAACATCCGGCTCCAAAAGCAATAAAGCTTCTCTCGCGACGTCATCGAAATGAACATTCGCAAATAGCAGGGAAAGCGAGCTTATGCTCGGGGAGTTTGACATGCCCAAATACGAAGTTCTTCTCGTCAATATCATCACTCTTGTCGCACTCTCGCTGGCGTCCCCGGCCCTGGCCGGATGCGCCCAGCCGATCGGCGTGTTTGTCGGCGGCGGTGCAGGGCCGGTTTATGCGAAAGGGGGCGCGCCGCTCGGAAGCCAGGCTGAAACCTGGAGAATACGTCTCTATAACGAGCCGCAGCGCGGTCCAAAGAGTGCGGTGGGCTCCGGTATAATACTCGTTCAGACGCCGCCCCAGCCCGGCGTCCAAACGTCCGCATTCGGCTATTACGAACGTAATAACGCGACTAGAAAATTTCGTTTGACTTGGAATGAGGACGAATGCACGGGCACTCTCTCTTTTGACGTTGAACCCTTCCAAGCCACCTGGATCGATCAAAAAGGCAATGCGACGACGCAGACTTACGTCAGGGCGGACAGAAAATATAACTATATGGCTGCGGCCGGCGGCTCTGTTTTGATCGCGACCTTGGACCCAACCATCCTTGCCGAGGGGTTCCGGCCCGATCCGTACGCCTTTTCGGCCTACGTCCCGGCCTACAGCATCCGACTCGAGAAGCAATAAGCTGTAACGACGACTCGTCAGGCCGCGATGATGCGTTGCCTGCAGGCGCCTCGTCCAGGAGCCGCAAAGACGGCCGTAGTGACGAAGCACGACATCATGCCTTCGCTGATGTCGTGCGCGCCGCGCGGCGCGAAGGCGCGATAAGGCGGCCTCGCGCTTTGCTCGATGCTTGCGACCGAAAGACGCTTCTTCTATCTCTCTCGCCGCCTTTGCAGGATGACCCTTTACGACGCTTCGTCGCGCGCGACTCAACCCGAGCTCTTTCGCGCAACCTGAGCGCAACATTGGCAATTGCGCCAAAATGAGACATCTTGAGCTTGTCTGTAAACGGCCGCCTGACCGGCTGGGATCGGAGAGCGAGAGAGATGTCACAAAACAAAATAGCGCCCGTCAGCGTCGCTGCCGCCGTCGCACTCCTATTGGCCTCTCCGGCCCTGGCGAAATGCGCGCAGCCGACTGGCGTCTATGTCGGCGGCGGCGCGGGGCCTGTCACATTAGCAGGGAGCGCGCCGGTCGGAGGCCAGGTCGAGAGTTGGTATTTGCAGCTACCAACAAAGAAAGTGGCGGGGCGTTTGACGCTCGAAGTTCAGAGCCCGCCCCAGCCCGGCGACCAGACCTCCGCTTTCGGATTCTATGCGGCCAAGGATTTGGCGATTCTACCGGAAGGGACGGCCGCAGCAGCCGGCGGCTTTCCCATCGTCTGGGATGAAGACAATTGCAAAGGCCTTCTCACCCTGAATTTCAATCCCCTTGTCACGTGGGTTGATCAAAGTGGCGACGAAGGAAAACGCCTGCATA
Proteins encoded in this window:
- a CDS encoding DUF3501 family protein, whose translation is MTNRHELTRADILPWAEYAKGRAEHRRRITAIKRNRRVEVGPFVTFYFESFDTMWLQVQEMLHIERGGDAQIPEELAAYNPLIPKGRELVATFMIEIDDPLRRARVLAGLGGVEETAFIEVGGARVGAKAETDQDRTSADGKASSVQFVHFPFTDAEVAAFREPNTRVILGLSHPNYSHMAVLSEATRAALAQDFA
- a CDS encoding heterodisulfide reductase-related iron-sulfur binding cluster; protein product: MREGSLEAPTRHPLDWENPDFYDEEKLDAEMRRVFDICHGCRRCFNLCDSFPRLFDLVDESKSGELDTVASADFKKVVDACTLCDMCFLTKCPYVPPHEFNLDFPHLILRYRAVEAKKNGVGAIDHALTETDRNGKWATLISGAVNWATRRGSPLRGLEEKFAGIDKDAELPEYANQSLQAKAKANPPARNEKAPARARKAALYATCYGDYNDTSIGMAALAVLARNGVETEVVHPHCCGMPKLEQGLLGEVAEAARKVAAAFAPYIEQGYDIVAPVPSCALMLKFEWPLILPNDASVKRLAEATFDLSEYIVDIARKEGLVDGMAPIEGGVAFHMSCHSRAQNFGQKGAELLNLIPQADVAVVERCSGHGGAWGYKKGNFETAMKVGKPAMRQLNTAGKKHVVSECPLAGIHLEQGIEQLAGDAPKPERVGHPIVLMARAYGVTSE
- a CDS encoding rubrerythrin family protein, with product MASLKGSKTEENLKAAFAGESQANRRYLYFAQKADVEGYNDVAAVFRSTAEGETGHAHGHLEFLEGVGDPATGLPIGKTSDNLKAAVAGETHEYTDMYPGMARSAREEGFDEIADWFETLAKAERSHAGRFQRALDELK
- a CDS encoding methyltransferase; the protein is MTLKPSPEKLLSLGMSFWNAKALLTAVELGAFDALCEAPADCETLRERLGLHPRSARDFFDALVALKLLEREEGVYRNTAESDFFLVRGKPSYVGGLLEMANARLYESWGHLSEALKTGKRQSENKEEGDLFAALYADPARLRGFLAAMSGVSAGAANAIADKFPWSRYKSFVDIGAAQGMVPATIARAHPHLTGGGFDLPQVKPIFEEFVAAHRLADRLRFYAGDFFADPLPAADVLIMGHILHDWDLAQKRTLLKKAYDALPSGGALIVYEALIDDDRRDNAFGLLMSLNMLIETAGGFDYTGADCQGWMKEAGFAETRVEHLVGPDAMVVGIKRG
- a CDS encoding poly-gamma-glutamate hydrolase family protein, which translates into the protein MADRYDSFAALAAREIEGAHYRIRVAQRASPLAIVAPHGGFIEPGTSEAALAIAHECFSFYCFESLTLRAKGDGLHITSTRFDEPQALQLVAASEVVIGVHGRKNGDDGASVWVGGLHEALRDSICAALLDSGFRAKPVGEGHPLAGRDPRNICNRGRCGAGVQLEIPRALRISFSHDEASRHAFADAVRGALRQGG